In the Brachyhypopomus gauderio isolate BG-103 chromosome 4, BGAUD_0.2, whole genome shotgun sequence genome, one interval contains:
- the nudt12 gene encoding NAD-capped RNA hydrolase NUDT12: MTSVQMSATEEMVERFLDYASRGDMVRVSEMISYSSQLLNERGEQGWTALMLAARNGHFGLVKDLLSKGCNKDLVNKSGHTAYDIARFWGHKHIADLLVGGRDGKLHARLPSTGVIEHENYFSREYLSRMSDKRTDSEWLSAKQSSPETVFLLFHNLEPLVTSGPERMNNSQAKMKLCRLKRASVDGLLKRGDTVVVFLGVEKQECSSLSPVSKEEDGLIAWFALNVEENPSEISCTDSNSFFLKGPMPALLTLDEDEGGIIAQARSVLAWHSRYSFCPTCGGKTKVAEGGYKRTCLTEGCKSLLGIHSTCYPRVDPVVIMLVIHPDGEQCLLGRKKTFPSGMFSCLAGFIEPGETIENAVRREVMEESGVTVGSVQYVSCQPWPMPSSLMIGCISIAMSTDIKVDKNEIEEARWFTRQQAIDAVVKSNTAVFTMPPRQAIAHYLVKHWIGINSNL; this comes from the exons ATGACGAGTGTTCAGATGAGTGCTACAGAAGAGATGGTTGAACGGTTCCTGGATTACGCATCCCGGGGTGACATGGTCAGAGTTTCTGAAATGATCTCTTACTCCAGTCAGCTACTCAATGAAAGGGGCGAACAAGGCTGGACTGCCTTAATGCTGGCTGCTAGAAATGGACACTTTGGTTTGGTAAAAGATCTGCTCTCAAAAGG GTGCAATAAAGACTTGGTGAACAAGTCTGGCCATACTGCTTATGACATAGCAAGATTTTGGGGGCACAAACATATTGCCGATTTGTTGGTTGGTGGTAGAGATGGCAAGCTTCATGCGAGACTACCAAGCACAGGAGTAATAGAGCATGAGAATTACTTCAGCAGAGAGTACCTGAGCAGAATGAGTGACAAAAGGACAGATTCAGAATGGCTTTCAGCTAAGCAGTCTTCTCCAGAGACCGTGTTTCTTCTCTTTCATAACTTGGAGCCTCTTGTTACATCTGGGCCAGAGCGAATGAATAATAGTCAAGCTAAGATGAAATTGTGCAGGCTCAAGAGGGCGTCCGTGGATGGTCTACTCAAAAGGGGTGACACTGTGGTTGTATTTCTGGGGGTGGAGAAGCAGGAATGTTCATCCCTTTCACCAGTATCAAAAGAAGAAGATGGACTTATTGCATGGTTTGCTCTGAATGTGGAGGAGAATCCCTCAGAAATCTCGTGCACAGATTCAAACAGTTTCTTCCTTAAAGGGCCAATGCCAGCACTGCTAACCCTAGATGAAGATGAGGGAG GTATAATTGCACAGGCCAGGTCTGTCCTTGCGTGGCACAGCCGCTATAGTTTTTGCCCAACTTGTGGGGGCAAGACCAAAGTAGCCGAAGGTGGTTACAAGAGAACCTGTTTGACGGAGGGCTGCAAGAGTCTTCTGGGCATCCACAGTACATGTTACCCTAGAGTTG ATCCTGTTGTGATCATGTTGGTCATTCATCCTGATGGGGAGCAGTGCTTGCTAGGAAGAAAGAAGACGTTTCCTTCTGGAATGTTCTCATGTCTTGCTGGTTTCATTGAACCAG GTGAGACCATTGAAAATGCAGTACGCAGAGAAGTCATGGAAGAGAGTGGAGTTACTGTCGGCTCGGTCCAGTATGTGTCCTGCCAGCCTTGGCCAATGCCCTCCTCGCTAATGATCGGCTGCATTTCAATCGCCATGTCAACAGACATTAAGGTCGATAAAAATGAAATTGAAGAGGCTCGCTGGTTCACAAGGCAACAG GCGATAGACGCTGTTGTGAAGAGTAATACAGCAGTGTTTACCATGCCTCCAAGACAAGCTATTGCACATTATCTGGTGAAACACTGGATTGGTATAAACTCAAACCTTTAA